From a region of the Halanaerobium hydrogeniformans genome:
- a CDS encoding 4Fe-4S dicluster domain-containing protein — protein MSLIDKIAEAGVVGAGGAGFPTHVKYGAEAEYFIINGAECEPLLMTDKFLMRSFAAEILEAIDEVAKIVGADKVVFALKKKYTEELACLKRIRDENNYDIEFFLMESYYPAGDEQVMVYEITGRTVPEGGIPLHVGAVVSNVGTLYNVYRAIRADKAVTDKYVSVLAEVNKPRIVKVPIGTSINECIEAAGGSTLDEYAVIIGGPMMGENLVEEEAINQAVITKTAGSIIILPKKQFVIEMNQQSMEHIKNKAEAACIQCTFCTEYCPRYLIGHENLEPHRIMRALAYEKEDNTDIFKTAQLCCECGICELYACPMGLSPRLVNVYYKQKIDEKYETDKDEFKPHIMQEYRKIPTDRQIARLNLSKYNHQELHEPVEIEVDKVKIPLNQHIGAPAELIVSEGQTVERGQKIAKIRENALGANIHASISGKVIKADDNQVIISGSAEVVS, from the coding sequence ATGAGCCTTATTGATAAAATTGCTGAAGCAGGAGTGGTAGGAGCCGGCGGTGCCGGTTTTCCTACTCATGTTAAATATGGTGCTGAAGCAGAGTATTTTATAATAAATGGAGCAGAATGTGAACCTTTATTAATGACAGATAAATTTTTAATGCGCAGTTTTGCAGCAGAAATTTTAGAAGCAATCGATGAAGTTGCCAAAATTGTAGGAGCAGATAAAGTTGTTTTTGCTCTTAAAAAGAAATATACAGAAGAACTGGCCTGTTTAAAGCGAATTAGAGATGAAAACAATTATGATATTGAATTTTTTCTAATGGAAAGTTATTATCCAGCTGGTGATGAACAGGTAATGGTATATGAAATTACCGGTAGAACTGTTCCTGAAGGTGGGATACCACTTCATGTTGGAGCAGTGGTTTCAAATGTTGGAACCCTTTATAATGTTTACAGGGCAATTAGAGCAGATAAAGCTGTAACAGATAAATATGTTTCAGTCTTAGCCGAAGTAAATAAACCCAGAATTGTTAAAGTTCCAATTGGAACTTCCATCAACGAATGTATTGAAGCTGCTGGAGGAAGTACCCTCGACGAGTATGCTGTCATAATTGGTGGACCGATGATGGGAGAAAATTTAGTTGAAGAAGAAGCGATCAATCAAGCGGTTATAACTAAAACTGCAGGTTCAATAATTATTTTACCTAAAAAGCAGTTCGTTATCGAGATGAATCAACAGAGTATGGAACATATCAAAAACAAAGCAGAAGCTGCCTGCATACAGTGTACATTCTGTACTGAGTATTGTCCCCGTTATTTAATTGGCCATGAAAATCTTGAGCCTCATCGTATTATGAGAGCTTTAGCCTACGAAAAAGAAGACAATACTGATATATTTAAAACAGCCCAACTCTGCTGTGAATGTGGTATCTGTGAATTATATGCCTGTCCTATGGGATTATCTCCCAGACTGGTTAATGTTTATTACAAGCAAAAAATAGATGAAAAATATGAAACAGATAAAGATGAGTTTAAGCCCCACATTATGCAGGAATACCGAAAAATTCCTACTGATAGACAGATCGCTAGATTAAATCTGAGCAAATATAATCATCAGGAATTACATGAACCGGTAGAAATTGAAGTTGATAAAGTTAAAATACCTCTCAATCAGCATATTGGTGCACCGGCAGAATTAATTGTTAGTGAAGGCCAAACAGTAGAAAGAGGACAAAAAATCGCAAAAATAAGAGAAAATGCTCTAGGAGCAAATATACATGCAAGTATCAGTGGTAAAGTTATCAAAGCCGATGATAATCAAGTCATTATAAGTGGAAGCGCAGAGGTGGTATCATGA
- a CDS encoding iron-containing alcohol dehydrogenase, with product MNSFDFEFQIKTKIKFGRNKIKEINSTLHSLAAKNLMVVVDKGIIEAGIFSGIEKELQNSNINYVVYDKVKPDPTIEIVNSAVECVLKNDIDSLLAVGGGSPIDTAKAVVASFFDNDLKKEISVDRLKLLTIPTTAGSGSEVTTAVVITDQENKKKFALIDENLAPDVAIVDPELTKSLPTFLTAVGGMDALSHNIEAYVSQDAVLPFEMIATKGIEMVKDYLRPAVGNGNNMAAREGMALASLFGGIALTNCGLGLVHAISHPLGGNFEIPHGLSNTILLPYVMKFNLIANPKKYANIARIFGIDINQYTEMEAAYKAVEEVQKLIKDIGITESLRDFKVDKFEYIAEHALEERAMLKSNPRPVTKANIIDILKDAY from the coding sequence ATGAATAGCTTTGATTTTGAATTTCAAATTAAAACTAAAATTAAATTTGGTAGAAATAAGATTAAAGAAATCAATTCTACTTTACATTCCTTAGCTGCTAAAAACTTAATGGTTGTGGTTGATAAAGGAATAATTGAGGCTGGAATTTTTTCTGGTATAGAAAAAGAGCTGCAGAATTCTAATATTAATTATGTAGTTTATGATAAAGTAAAACCTGATCCAACCATTGAAATAGTTAATTCTGCTGTAGAGTGTGTTTTAAAAAATGATATTGACTCCCTTTTGGCAGTTGGTGGAGGAAGTCCTATTGACACTGCTAAAGCTGTAGTTGCATCTTTTTTTGATAATGATTTAAAAAAGGAAATCAGTGTTGATAGATTAAAGCTCTTAACAATACCAACTACCGCTGGATCTGGAAGTGAAGTAACAACTGCAGTTGTAATAACAGATCAGGAAAACAAGAAAAAATTTGCTTTAATTGATGAAAATTTAGCTCCTGATGTAGCAATTGTTGATCCAGAGCTAACTAAGAGTTTACCTACTTTTTTAACAGCAGTTGGAGGTATGGATGCTTTAAGCCATAATATTGAAGCTTATGTATCACAGGATGCAGTTCTTCCCTTTGAAATGATTGCAACTAAAGGTATTGAGATGGTTAAAGATTATCTCAGACCTGCAGTTGGTAATGGTAATAATATGGCTGCTCGTGAAGGTATGGCCTTAGCTTCACTTTTTGGAGGGATTGCTTTAACTAATTGTGGATTAGGTTTAGTTCATGCAATTTCCCATCCTTTAGGAGGTAATTTTGAGATACCTCATGGTTTAAGTAATACCATCTTATTACCGTATGTAATGAAGTTCAATTTAATAGCTAATCCAAAAAAATATGCAAATATAGCTAGGATCTTTGGAATAGATATTAATCAGTACACAGAAATGGAAGCAGCTTATAAAGCTGTAGAAGAAGTTCAAAAATTAATAAAAGATATAGGTATTACAGAAAGTTTAAGAGATTTTAAAGTAGATAAATTTGAATATATAGCTGAGCATGCTTTAGAAGAAAGAGCAATGCTGAAAAGTAATCCAAGACCCGTTACTAAAGCAAACATTATAGATATTTTAAAAGATGCCTATTAA
- a CDS encoding acetate/propionate family kinase, translated as MNIFVLNCGSSSLKFQLINIENEEVIANGLVEKISESISDFKYYTKNKVELEIKMEIPDHKNAIQLVLERLISSEHGVINDFDDIDIVGHRVVHAGEKFSGSVLITKEVINALKENIKLAPLHNPANIVGIEASKKLMPNTPDVGIFDTAFHQSMPKESYLYALPYQWYQENGVRRYGFHGTSHKYVTERGAELLKKDYDSLKIISCHLGNGASIAAVDQGRVIDTSMGFTPLEGLVMGTRPGDFDPGIISYIMQERNLSIEEIDEILNKESGVLALSGISNDFREISEAAEAGNDRAQLALDIFCRRVKKYIGAYAALLGGVDLLIFTAGIGENAVNIRAKILAELEYFGIIIDPEKNNIQGKEAKISAKTSIVDVYVIPTNEELVIAREAKKVIEQEIETIIKDILK; from the coding sequence ATGAATATTTTTGTTCTCAATTGTGGCAGTTCTTCATTAAAATTTCAATTAATAAATATTGAAAATGAAGAAGTTATTGCAAATGGCTTAGTAGAAAAAATTTCTGAGAGCATCTCTGACTTTAAATATTATACTAAAAACAAAGTAGAACTTGAAATTAAAATGGAGATACCTGATCACAAAAATGCAATTCAGCTGGTGCTCGAAAGATTAATCAGTAGTGAGCATGGAGTAATCAATGATTTTGACGATATTGATATTGTTGGGCATCGGGTTGTTCATGCGGGTGAAAAATTTTCAGGCTCGGTTTTAATAACTAAAGAGGTCATTAATGCTTTAAAAGAAAATATTAAATTAGCTCCTCTGCATAATCCGGCTAATATTGTCGGCATAGAAGCCAGCAAAAAATTAATGCCGAATACTCCTGATGTAGGTATTTTTGATACCGCTTTTCATCAATCGATGCCTAAAGAGTCTTATTTATATGCTCTTCCCTATCAGTGGTATCAGGAAAATGGAGTACGCAGATATGGCTTTCATGGAACATCTCATAAATATGTTACAGAACGGGGAGCAGAACTTCTTAAAAAAGATTATGACAGCTTAAAAATAATTAGCTGTCACCTCGGCAATGGAGCAAGTATTGCTGCTGTTGACCAGGGAAGGGTAATTGATACCAGTATGGGTTTTACTCCCTTAGAAGGACTGGTTATGGGTACAAGACCTGGTGATTTTGACCCTGGAATCATATCCTATATTATGCAGGAAAGAAATTTAAGTATTGAAGAAATTGATGAAATTCTGAATAAGGAAAGTGGAGTGCTCGCTTTATCTGGAATCAGCAATGATTTTAGAGAAATTTCCGAAGCTGCAGAAGCAGGAAATGATAGGGCTCAATTGGCTTTGGATATATTCTGCAGGCGGGTTAAAAAATATATTGGTGCTTATGCTGCCCTGCTAGGTGGAGTGGATTTATTGATCTTTACTGCTGGAATAGGTGAAAATGCCGTAAATATTAGAGCTAAAATACTGGCTGAATTAGAATATTTCGGGATTATCATTGATCCTGAAAAAAATAATATACAGGGTAAAGAAGCTAAAATCAGTGCCAAAACTTCTATTGTTGATGTTTATGTAATACCAACCAATGAAGAACTTGTAATTGCCAGAGAAGCAAAAAAGGTTATAGAACAAGAGATAGAAACTATAATTAAAGATATACTTAAGTAA
- the eutS gene encoding ethanolamine utilization microcompartment protein EutS, translated as MAKEKERVIQEYVPGKQVTMVHLIAHPTKGLYKKIGLNEEHEALGILTITPSEAAIIAADAASKNADVKIGFIDRFSGSLVISGKVSSVESALKNILNLLEHVLGFDVTKITRS; from the coding sequence ATGGCAAAAGAAAAGGAAAGAGTAATCCAGGAATATGTTCCTGGTAAACAGGTGACAATGGTTCATTTAATTGCTCATCCTACTAAAGGCCTTTATAAAAAAATTGGTTTGAATGAAGAACATGAGGCCCTCGGCATTCTAACCATAACCCCAAGTGAAGCAGCCATAATTGCTGCAGATGCTGCCAGCAAAAATGCTGATGTTAAAATAGGTTTTATTGATCGTTTTAGTGGTTCCCTTGTTATCAGCGGCAAGGTATCAAGTGTAGAATCTGCCTTAAAAAATATATTAAATTTATTAGAACACGTGCTTGGTTTTGATGTAACCAAGATAACGAGGTCTTAA
- a CDS encoding S-methyl-5-thioribose kinase: MEIDGFLDEKTALKYIKEETEILSDAEKINVKIMDSNSLSFDGLANNLLVIGDENTKKRFILKQMLPYVRAAIQESDLKISLPEERIYSEYCSLKLFKGICPDYVAEAYFLDAENNIIIFEYIDDMELLRSEFIRQNRHEHLAEQIAIFLARIHFFTSGFFLDKKTLKDLQDFFAKSDSVKSWDKFIFTGSILEAEDKQMNPYLEEKITEFREDEIVREKVKEIRAIFMNKKESLTHGDFHTSNIFINKEKIMAFDTEYSNYTPASFDLGRLLANVILNYASLISKDYSQDKKEYQVYLLNLIEAIFNHYQKEYSKLLKKHCNYGQQYLDDYFDNYLFELISLIACTIITRIYDGGICLDFALIEDLKKRALGQEFIIDLAKILLEKNKEFKNIEAVTECISNFAVEFQLTKIVENTLAEIT, translated from the coding sequence ATGGAGATAGACGGTTTTTTAGATGAAAAAACAGCCCTTAAATATATTAAAGAAGAAACAGAAATATTATCTGATGCAGAAAAAATCAATGTTAAAATCATGGACTCCAACAGCCTCAGTTTTGATGGACTGGCCAATAATTTGCTCGTTATAGGAGATGAAAATACAAAAAAACGCTTTATTCTCAAACAGATGCTGCCATATGTAAGGGCAGCTATCCAAGAGAGTGATTTAAAAATATCTCTACCTGAAGAGAGAATTTATTCTGAATACTGTTCCCTAAAACTTTTTAAAGGTATCTGTCCTGATTATGTGGCAGAAGCCTATTTTTTGGATGCAGAAAATAATATTATAATTTTTGAATATATAGATGATATGGAGCTTTTAAGAAGTGAATTTATCAGGCAAAACAGACATGAACATCTGGCTGAACAGATAGCTATTTTTCTGGCCAGAATTCACTTTTTTACTTCAGGCTTTTTTTTAGATAAAAAAACACTAAAGGATCTGCAGGATTTCTTTGCAAAATCTGACTCAGTTAAATCCTGGGATAAATTCATTTTCACCGGCTCTATACTTGAAGCAGAAGATAAGCAAATGAATCCCTATCTGGAAGAGAAAATAACTGAATTTAGAGAAGATGAAATTGTCAGAGAAAAGGTAAAAGAAATCAGAGCTATATTTATGAACAAAAAAGAGTCGCTAACTCATGGTGACTTTCACACCTCAAATATTTTTATTAACAAAGAAAAAATTATGGCTTTTGATACTGAGTATTCTAATTACACTCCGGCCTCTTTTGACTTAGGAAGACTTTTGGCCAATGTAATTTTAAATTATGCTTCTTTAATTTCTAAAGATTACAGTCAGGATAAGAAAGAATATCAGGTCTATCTTTTAAACTTAATTGAGGCTATATTTAATCATTATCAAAAAGAATATTCAAAACTGCTAAAAAAGCACTGTAATTATGGGCAGCAATATCTTGATGATTATTTTGATAATTATTTATTCGAATTAATCTCGCTTATTGCCTGTACAATTATTACCAGGATTTATGATGGTGGTATCTGTCTGGACTTTGCACTAATTGAAGATTTAAAAAAGCGAGCTCTTGGCCAGGAATTTATTATAGATCTTGCTAAAATACTTTTAGAAAAAAATAAAGAATTTAAAAATATTGAAGCGGTCACAGAATGTATTTCTAATTTTGCAGTTGAATTTCAGTTGACTAAAATAGTTGAAAATACTCTGGCTGAAATAACTTAA
- a CDS encoding BMC domain-containing protein translates to MINTIGMLEFNSISQGIKVADVMKKAADVEIILAQPNCPGKYTVLIAGDISAVKSSMQAGKEQSGPFLVDDMIISRIHHSLISAINGTTQIEKVNAVGVLEYFSMPSAIIGGDAAAKASDVNLIQVRLGTGLGGKGYVTFTGDVSAVKNSLDAAVAASSKNGMLYNKVFISSPSEEVFKTLL, encoded by the coding sequence ATGATTAATACAATTGGAATGCTTGAGTTTAACTCTATAAGTCAGGGTATTAAAGTAGCAGATGTGATGAAAAAAGCTGCTGATGTTGAGATAATTTTAGCTCAACCAAATTGTCCTGGAAAATATACTGTATTGATTGCTGGAGATATAAGTGCTGTAAAATCTTCAATGCAGGCTGGTAAAGAACAGAGTGGACCATTTTTAGTAGATGATATGATTATTTCTCGTATCCATCATTCCTTAATCAGTGCTATTAATGGTACAACCCAGATCGAAAAGGTCAATGCTGTTGGAGTATTAGAATACTTTTCTATGCCCAGTGCTATAATAGGTGGAGATGCAGCAGCAAAGGCCTCAGATGTAAATTTAATTCAGGTTAGACTGGGTACAGGTCTTGGTGGTAAGGGTTATGTTACTTTTACCGGTGATGTTAGTGCAGTCAAAAATTCTCTGGATGCTGCAGTTGCTGCCAGCAGTAAAAACGGAATGCTTTATAATAAAGTATTTATTTCTTCACCCAGTGAAGAAGTGTTTAAAACATTATTATAA
- the pduL gene encoding phosphate propanoyltransferase produces the protein MSNPELRQKIKEIIAEMNLGEKKEEKIIPIEASGRHVHLSREDVDRLFAEGYELTPKRELSQPGQYLAEEKIRLIGPKGIIERAAILGPARSDTQVELSRTDAVKLGIDPPLRFSGNVEGSASIFLGSAKDIVKLEEGVIIAKNHIHMQPQDAERLGVEDGEKVNVEAMTERPIIFKNVLIRVNEAYRLSMHIDYDEANACMHKPGDKGKIIKLD, from the coding sequence ATGTCCAATCCAGAACTCAGACAAAAAATAAAAGAGATAATTGCAGAAATGAATCTAGGCGAAAAAAAAGAAGAAAAAATAATTCCCATCGAAGCATCAGGAAGACATGTTCATTTAAGTAGAGAAGATGTTGACCGCCTATTTGCAGAGGGTTATGAGCTAACTCCTAAAAGAGAGCTTTCTCAACCGGGACAGTATTTAGCTGAAGAAAAGATAAGATTAATTGGGCCCAAAGGAATTATCGAAAGAGCTGCTATTTTGGGACCTGCCCGCTCAGATACTCAGGTAGAACTTTCAAGAACAGATGCCGTAAAATTAGGTATAGATCCACCTTTAAGATTTTCAGGTAATGTAGAGGGTAGTGCTTCTATCTTTTTAGGCTCTGCAAAAGATATAGTTAAACTTGAAGAAGGAGTAATAATAGCTAAAAATCATATACATATGCAGCCTCAGGATGCCGAAAGACTTGGAGTAGAAGATGGAGAAAAGGTCAATGTAGAGGCTATGACCGAAAGACCCATTATCTTTAAGAATGTTTTGATCAGGGTTAATGAAGCTTACAGGTTAAGCATGCATATCGATTATGATGAGGCAAATGCCTGTATGCACAAGCCTGGAGATAAGGGAAAAATTATAAAATTAGATTAA
- a CDS encoding EutP/PduV family microcompartment system protein, translating to MQKVILMGGTKAGKTTLLEVLKGKEFREIDTRTQSLEFENKAIDTPGEYIENRHYYTALISAAQEAKVIALVADATADQYFFPPTFASIFSRPVIGIVTKIDDDEADVEYAKETLEMAGVSKIFLTSAVSREGLEELAEYLAEI from the coding sequence ATGCAAAAAGTTATTCTCATGGGGGGAACAAAGGCAGGTAAAACAACCCTGCTTGAAGTTCTTAAAGGTAAGGAATTTAGAGAAATTGATACAAGAACACAGAGTCTGGAGTTCGAAAATAAAGCCATTGATACCCCAGGCGAATATATTGAAAACAGACATTATTATACAGCTTTAATTTCTGCTGCTCAGGAGGCTAAGGTAATTGCCCTTGTTGCTGATGCTACTGCAGATCAGTATTTTTTTCCACCAACATTCGCCTCTATTTTTTCCAGACCGGTAATCGGTATTGTAACCAAAATAGATGATGATGAAGCAGATGTTGAGTATGCAAAAGAAACCCTGGAAATGGCAGGTGTCAGTAAAATATTTTTAACAAGCGCAGTTAGTAGAGAAGGTTTAGAAGAACTTGCCGAGTATTTAGCAGAAATATAA